One part of the Mustela erminea isolate mMusErm1 chromosome 11, mMusErm1.Pri, whole genome shotgun sequence genome encodes these proteins:
- the NUP42 gene encoding nucleoporin NUP42 isoform X7: protein MTICQFFLQGRCRFGDRCWNEHPGAGGAGGGRQQQPSGNNRRGWNTTSQRYSSVIQPSSFSKSTPWGGSRDQEKPSFSSFNSGASTSRNRGFGVSQNPFASPSPDGQKDEKKLLEGIIKDMEIWESSGQWMFSVYSPMKKKPNISGFTDISPEELRLEYHNFLTSNNLQSYLNSLQQLINQWRNRINELKSLNTSTNIALLSDVKDGINQPAPAFGFGSTNAVTFGSPGPEAEDIAYLHFKV, encoded by the exons ATGACCATTTGTCAGTTCTTCCTTCAAGGCCGGTGCCGCTTTGGAGACCGGTGCTGGAACGAACATCCTGGCGCCGGGGGTGCGGGCGGAGGACGGCAGCAGCAGCCCTCAG gtAATAACAGACGTGGATGGAATACCACCAGCCAAAGATACTCCAGCGTTATCCAGCCATCCAGCTTCTCCAAATCAACACCATGGGGGGGCAGCAGAGATCAAGAAAAGCCATCTTTTAGTTCCTTCAATTCTGGAGCTTCAACTAGCAGGAACAGAGGGTTTGGAGTGTCCCAGAACCCATTTGCTTCACCCAGCCCTGATGGgcagaaagatgaaaagaaacttCT ggaagGAATTATAAAAGATATGGAAATTTGGGAATCATCAGGGCAGTGgatgttttctgtttattcaccaatgaaaaagaaacctaaTATTTCAG GTTTTACAGACATTTCACCAGAGGAGTTGAGGCTTGAATACCATAACTTCTTAACCAGCAATAACTTACAGAGTTAT CTAAATTCCCTCCAACAGTTAATAAATCAATGgagaaatagaataaatgaacTGAAGAGCCTAAATACATCAACTAACATAGCCTTG ctctcagATGTAAAGGATGGAATAAATCAACCAGCACCTGCATTTGGATTTGGCAGTACAAATGCAGTAACATTTGGATCACCAG GTCCTGAAGCAGAAGACATAGCCTACTTACATTTCAAAG
- the NUP42 gene encoding nucleoporin NUP42 isoform X1: protein MTICQFFLQGRCRFGDRCWNEHPGAGGAGGGRQQQPSGNNRRGWNTTSQRYSSVIQPSSFSKSTPWGGSRDQEKPSFSSFNSGASTSRNRGFGVSQNPFASPSPDGQKDEKKLLEGIIKDMEIWESSGQWMFSVYSPMKKKPNISGFTDISPEELRLEYHNFLTSNNLQSYLNSLQQLINQWRNRINELKSLNTSTNIALLSDVKDGINQPAPAFGFGSTNAVTFGSPGFPVNNSSSANAQNFSFKPSSAPSGSPPMFGNTPAFGAASSASSAITTSVPAFGFGKPAITSAASFSFKSPAATGFGSPGFSGFPTSMATGSFGAPGAPAFGSGTSVASFGSLGSHSHTAFSKSSSNTFGNSSISTSLPVSNGSTTTDNKLFTPKDQLTAEELEQFQSKKFTLGKIPLKPPPTELLNI, encoded by the exons ATGACCATTTGTCAGTTCTTCCTTCAAGGCCGGTGCCGCTTTGGAGACCGGTGCTGGAACGAACATCCTGGCGCCGGGGGTGCGGGCGGAGGACGGCAGCAGCAGCCCTCAG gtAATAACAGACGTGGATGGAATACCACCAGCCAAAGATACTCCAGCGTTATCCAGCCATCCAGCTTCTCCAAATCAACACCATGGGGGGGCAGCAGAGATCAAGAAAAGCCATCTTTTAGTTCCTTCAATTCTGGAGCTTCAACTAGCAGGAACAGAGGGTTTGGAGTGTCCCAGAACCCATTTGCTTCACCCAGCCCTGATGGgcagaaagatgaaaagaaacttCT ggaagGAATTATAAAAGATATGGAAATTTGGGAATCATCAGGGCAGTGgatgttttctgtttattcaccaatgaaaaagaaacctaaTATTTCAG GTTTTACAGACATTTCACCAGAGGAGTTGAGGCTTGAATACCATAACTTCTTAACCAGCAATAACTTACAGAGTTAT CTAAATTCCCTCCAACAGTTAATAAATCAATGgagaaatagaataaatgaacTGAAGAGCCTAAATACATCAACTAACATAGCCTTG ctctcagATGTAAAGGATGGAATAAATCAACCAGCACCTGCATTTGGATTTGGCAGTACAAATGCAGTAACATTTGGATCACCAG GTTTTCCAGTGAATAACAGCAGCAGTGCTAATGCtcagaattttagttttaaacCAAGCTCTGCCCCTTCTGGAAGTCCTCCTATGTTCGGGAATACTCCAGCATTTGGAGCTGCATCCTCTGCCAGTTCTGCCATCACTACTTCTGTTCCAGCATTTGGATTTGGGAAACCTGCAATCACAtctgctgcttcattttcttttaaaagtcctgcAGCCACTGGTTTTGGATCACCTGGATTTTCAGGATTTCCAACTTCCATGGCAACAGGCTCTTTTGGAGCTCCAGGGGCCCCAGCCTTTGGAAGTGGTACTTCTGTGGCTAGTTTTGGTAGTCTAGGTTCACATTCCCACACTGCTTTTTCCAAGTCATCTAGCAACACCTTTGGAAACAGTAGCATATCTACCTCTCTCCCAGTCTCAAATGGCAGCACCACAACAGATAACAAATTATTCACACCCAAGGATCAACTCACAGCAGAAGAACTGGAGCAATTTCAATCCAAGAAATTTACTCTAGGAAAAATTCCCTTAAAGCCACCACCTACGGaacttctaaatatttga
- the NUP42 gene encoding nucleoporin NUP42 isoform X6, producing MTICQFFLQGRCRFGDRCWNEHPGAGGAGGGRQQQPSGNNRRGWNTTSQRYSSVIQPSSFSKSTPWGGSRDQEKPSFSSFNSGASTSRNRGFGVSQNPFASPSPDGQKDEKKLLEGIIKDMEIWESSGQWMFSVYSPMKKKPNISGFTDISPEELRLEYHNFLTSNNLQSYLNSLQQLINQWRNRINELKSLNTSTNIALLSDVKDGINQPAPAFGFGSTNAVTFGSPGPEAEDIAYLHFKGTFLPA from the exons ATGACCATTTGTCAGTTCTTCCTTCAAGGCCGGTGCCGCTTTGGAGACCGGTGCTGGAACGAACATCCTGGCGCCGGGGGTGCGGGCGGAGGACGGCAGCAGCAGCCCTCAG gtAATAACAGACGTGGATGGAATACCACCAGCCAAAGATACTCCAGCGTTATCCAGCCATCCAGCTTCTCCAAATCAACACCATGGGGGGGCAGCAGAGATCAAGAAAAGCCATCTTTTAGTTCCTTCAATTCTGGAGCTTCAACTAGCAGGAACAGAGGGTTTGGAGTGTCCCAGAACCCATTTGCTTCACCCAGCCCTGATGGgcagaaagatgaaaagaaacttCT ggaagGAATTATAAAAGATATGGAAATTTGGGAATCATCAGGGCAGTGgatgttttctgtttattcaccaatgaaaaagaaacctaaTATTTCAG GTTTTACAGACATTTCACCAGAGGAGTTGAGGCTTGAATACCATAACTTCTTAACCAGCAATAACTTACAGAGTTAT CTAAATTCCCTCCAACAGTTAATAAATCAATGgagaaatagaataaatgaacTGAAGAGCCTAAATACATCAACTAACATAGCCTTG ctctcagATGTAAAGGATGGAATAAATCAACCAGCACCTGCATTTGGATTTGGCAGTACAAATGCAGTAACATTTGGATCACCAG GTCCTGAAGCAGAAGACATAGCCTACTTACATTTCAAAG GCACTTTCCTGCCAGCCTGA
- the NUP42 gene encoding nucleoporin NUP42 isoform X5 produces MTICQFFLQGRCRFGDRCWNEHPGAGGAGGGRQQQPSGNNRRGWNTTSQRYSSVIQPSSFSKSTPWGGSRDQEKPSFSSFNSGASTSRNRGFGVSQNPFASPSPDGQKDEKKLLEGIIKDMEIWESSGQWMFSVYSPMKKKPNISGFTDISPEELRLEYHNFLTSNNLQSYLNSLQQLINQWRNRINELKSLNTSTNIALLSDVKDGINQPAPAFGFGSTNAVTFGSPGPEAEDIAYLHFKGAVLPRAAENRDGSGPASPRTSVL; encoded by the exons ATGACCATTTGTCAGTTCTTCCTTCAAGGCCGGTGCCGCTTTGGAGACCGGTGCTGGAACGAACATCCTGGCGCCGGGGGTGCGGGCGGAGGACGGCAGCAGCAGCCCTCAG gtAATAACAGACGTGGATGGAATACCACCAGCCAAAGATACTCCAGCGTTATCCAGCCATCCAGCTTCTCCAAATCAACACCATGGGGGGGCAGCAGAGATCAAGAAAAGCCATCTTTTAGTTCCTTCAATTCTGGAGCTTCAACTAGCAGGAACAGAGGGTTTGGAGTGTCCCAGAACCCATTTGCTTCACCCAGCCCTGATGGgcagaaagatgaaaagaaacttCT ggaagGAATTATAAAAGATATGGAAATTTGGGAATCATCAGGGCAGTGgatgttttctgtttattcaccaatgaaaaagaaacctaaTATTTCAG GTTTTACAGACATTTCACCAGAGGAGTTGAGGCTTGAATACCATAACTTCTTAACCAGCAATAACTTACAGAGTTAT CTAAATTCCCTCCAACAGTTAATAAATCAATGgagaaatagaataaatgaacTGAAGAGCCTAAATACATCAACTAACATAGCCTTG ctctcagATGTAAAGGATGGAATAAATCAACCAGCACCTGCATTTGGATTTGGCAGTACAAATGCAGTAACATTTGGATCACCAG GTCCTGAAGCAGAAGACATAGCCTACTTACATTTCAAAG
- the NUP42 gene encoding nucleoporin NUP42 isoform X2 has product MKTGTRPLVITDVDGIPPAKDTPALSSHPASPNQHHGGAAEIKKSHLLVPSILELQLAGTEGLECPRTHLLHPALMGRKMKRNFCFTDISPEELRLEYHNFLTSNNLQSYLNSLQQLINQWRNRINELKSLNTSTNIALLSDVKDGINQPAPAFGFGSTNAVTFGSPGFPVNNSSSANAQNFSFKPSSAPSGSPPMFGNTPAFGAASSASSAITTSVPAFGFGKPAITSAASFSFKSPAATGFGSPGFSGFPTSMATGSFGAPGAPAFGSGTSVASFGSLGSHSHTAFSKSSSNTFGNSSISTSLPVSNGSTTTDNKLFTPKDQLTAEELEQFQSKKFTLGKIPLKPPPTELLNI; this is encoded by the exons ATGAAGACCGGGACTCGGCCTTTG gtAATAACAGACGTGGATGGAATACCACCAGCCAAAGATACTCCAGCGTTATCCAGCCATCCAGCTTCTCCAAATCAACACCATGGGGGGGCAGCAGAGATCAAGAAAAGCCATCTTTTAGTTCCTTCAATTCTGGAGCTTCAACTAGCAGGAACAGAGGGTTTGGAGTGTCCCAGAACCCATTTGCTTCACCCAGCCCTGATGGgcagaaagatgaaaagaaacttCT GTTTTACAGACATTTCACCAGAGGAGTTGAGGCTTGAATACCATAACTTCTTAACCAGCAATAACTTACAGAGTTAT CTAAATTCCCTCCAACAGTTAATAAATCAATGgagaaatagaataaatgaacTGAAGAGCCTAAATACATCAACTAACATAGCCTTG ctctcagATGTAAAGGATGGAATAAATCAACCAGCACCTGCATTTGGATTTGGCAGTACAAATGCAGTAACATTTGGATCACCAG GTTTTCCAGTGAATAACAGCAGCAGTGCTAATGCtcagaattttagttttaaacCAAGCTCTGCCCCTTCTGGAAGTCCTCCTATGTTCGGGAATACTCCAGCATTTGGAGCTGCATCCTCTGCCAGTTCTGCCATCACTACTTCTGTTCCAGCATTTGGATTTGGGAAACCTGCAATCACAtctgctgcttcattttcttttaaaagtcctgcAGCCACTGGTTTTGGATCACCTGGATTTTCAGGATTTCCAACTTCCATGGCAACAGGCTCTTTTGGAGCTCCAGGGGCCCCAGCCTTTGGAAGTGGTACTTCTGTGGCTAGTTTTGGTAGTCTAGGTTCACATTCCCACACTGCTTTTTCCAAGTCATCTAGCAACACCTTTGGAAACAGTAGCATATCTACCTCTCTCCCAGTCTCAAATGGCAGCACCACAACAGATAACAAATTATTCACACCCAAGGATCAACTCACAGCAGAAGAACTGGAGCAATTTCAATCCAAGAAATTTACTCTAGGAAAAATTCCCTTAAAGCCACCACCTACGGaacttctaaatatttga
- the NUP42 gene encoding nucleoporin NUP42 isoform X4 — protein sequence MTICQFFLQGRCRFGDRCWNEHPGAGGAGGGRQQQPSGNNRRGWNTTSQRYSSVIQPSSFSKSTPWGGSRDQEKPSFSSFNSGASTSRNRGFGVSQNPFASPSPDGQKDEKKLLEGIIKDMEIWESSGQWMFSVYSPMKKKPNISGFTDISPEELRLEYHNFLTSNNLQSYLNSLQQLINQWRNRINELKSLNTSTNIALLSDVKDGINQPAPAFGFGSTNAVTFGSPGPEAEDIAYLHFKDPTEANAVLGSPMRPGFSFSFRVSLVGHAYHWGYMR from the exons ATGACCATTTGTCAGTTCTTCCTTCAAGGCCGGTGCCGCTTTGGAGACCGGTGCTGGAACGAACATCCTGGCGCCGGGGGTGCGGGCGGAGGACGGCAGCAGCAGCCCTCAG gtAATAACAGACGTGGATGGAATACCACCAGCCAAAGATACTCCAGCGTTATCCAGCCATCCAGCTTCTCCAAATCAACACCATGGGGGGGCAGCAGAGATCAAGAAAAGCCATCTTTTAGTTCCTTCAATTCTGGAGCTTCAACTAGCAGGAACAGAGGGTTTGGAGTGTCCCAGAACCCATTTGCTTCACCCAGCCCTGATGGgcagaaagatgaaaagaaacttCT ggaagGAATTATAAAAGATATGGAAATTTGGGAATCATCAGGGCAGTGgatgttttctgtttattcaccaatgaaaaagaaacctaaTATTTCAG GTTTTACAGACATTTCACCAGAGGAGTTGAGGCTTGAATACCATAACTTCTTAACCAGCAATAACTTACAGAGTTAT CTAAATTCCCTCCAACAGTTAATAAATCAATGgagaaatagaataaatgaacTGAAGAGCCTAAATACATCAACTAACATAGCCTTG ctctcagATGTAAAGGATGGAATAAATCAACCAGCACCTGCATTTGGATTTGGCAGTACAAATGCAGTAACATTTGGATCACCAG GTCCTGAAGCAGAAGACATAGCCTACTTACATTTCAAAG ATCCCACCGAAGCCAACGCTGTTCTGGGCAGCCCTATGAGACCTGGATTTAGTTTCTCCTTCAGAGTGTCCCTGGTGGGCCATGCCTACCACTGGGGGTACATGAGATGA